The proteins below are encoded in one region of Silene latifolia isolate original U9 population chromosome 2, ASM4854445v1, whole genome shotgun sequence:
- the LOC141641535 gene encoding protein FAR1-RELATED SEQUENCE 9-like, with product MPSKFGISRSDYNEFMCKINDIIWDDELEAEEFDGIWEQIIEDHGVGVNDWFADTYAIRGQWVMAYCRDLRMASIMRTTQRSESENSFFKRFEHKLGTLVDFWMRFESAMNQQRYTQKQLDNMDKHSSATASTHLALEIHAAKVYTYSAFHKFKEEAIFSIDTCRTGGFTERGELEVTTVKDSSRKKNFEVAYSPALSDDTGTRKARCSCTMFERTGILCRHIIWIFSASGIKTIPEDYVVNRWMKEYL from the exons atgCCCAGTAAGTTTGGCATCTCGAGGAGTGATTATAATGAGTTCATGTGTAAAATTAatgacattatatgggacgatgaGCTTGAGGCAGAAGAATTTGATGGTATCTGGGAGCAAATAATTGAAGATCATGGTGTTGGCGTAAATGATTGGTTTGCAGATACATATGCTATAAGGGGACAGTGGGTGATGGCGTATTGCAGAGACTTGAGGATGGCGTCGATTATGAGGACAactcaaagatcagagagcgaaaatagctTTTTCAAGAGGTTTGAGCACAAGTTAGGAACATTGGTTGatttttggatgcgttttgagagCGCTATGAACCAACAAAGATATACACAAAAGCAGCTTGACAACATGGATAAGCACTCGTCCGCAACGGCGTCAACACATCTGGCATTAGAGATTCATGCTGCAAAGGTGTACACCTATTCAGCTTTCCACAAATTCAAAGAAGAAGCCATCTTCTCAATTGATACATGTAGAACAGGAGGTTTCACTGAGAGAGGCGAGCTAGAGGTAACTACTGTCAAAGATTCATCCAGAAAGAAGAATTTTGAAGTTGCATACAGTCCAG CTTTATCTGATGACACAGGTACACGTAAAGCAAGATGCAGTTGTACGATGTTTGAAAGAACCGGAATCCTATGCCGCCATATAATATGGATTTTTTCAGCAAGTGGGATAAAGACTATACCAGAAGATTATGTTGTAAATAGATGGATGAAAGAGTATCTCTGA
- the LOC141641536 gene encoding protein FAR1-RELATED SEQUENCE 5-like: protein MASMLNRMDEDLLKQNGVQPDRQELCREVEKRFTPYIDQEFGGVEDAVTFYKIYAIACGFDVHRYTTKKWRGGEIKSKLVVCNREGFAHKKPSKDQEDELVGEKSQRIFRVTRVGCKARIRLYMKNGLLLIDRFHEGHNHELISLKDREFQKLSRNITNYHKMIIVSNSRLKIGATKTYRICKEQVNGYKNIGASLNDFKNFHRDVKCFIHKRDGQLFVDHFKEMTETRIGFYFDYDLDDDGSLRRAIWADGTARDNYKIFGDAVSFDPTYSTNKYSMVFKPFTGVDHHKRSVTFCGALIAREDYESFNWVFSRFLQPMGGKEPEYIVTDQDPGIIKSVPLVFKTVRHRFCM, encoded by the exons ATGGCATCAATG TTGAATAGGATGGATGAAG ACTTGCTAAAACAGAATGGAGTTCAACCTGACAGGCAGGAGCTGTGTAGGGAGGTCGAGAAGAGGTTTACACCGTACATCGACCAGGAGTTTGGGGGCGTTGAGGATGCGGTGACTTTTTATAAGATATACGccattgcttgtgggtttgatgtACATAGGTACACGACAAAAAAATGGCGTGGCGGTGAGATCAAGTCAAAGCTCGTCGTCTGCAATCGAGAAGGTTTCGCTCACAAGAAGCCCAGTAAAGATCAAGAAGACGAACTGGTTGGGGAGAAGTCACAGAGGATATTCAGGGTCACTAGAGTGGGGTGTAAAGCGAGGATACGACTATATATGAAGAATGGTCTTTTATTAATTGACCGGTTCCACGAGGGTCATAATCACGAGCTTATCTCACTTAAGGACAGAGAGTTCCAGAAATTGTCGCGTAACATAACAAATTATCACAAGATGATAATCGTTTCGAACTCAAGG ctgaagataggagcaacAAAAACATACAGAATCTGCAAAGAACAAGTGAATGGATACAAAAACATTGGAGCAagcttaaatgattttaagaacttccataggGATGTTAAATGTTTCATTCACAAACGGGATGGTCAGTTGTTTGTTGACCATTTCAAGGAAATGACTGAAACAAGAATAGGTTTCTACTTTGACTATGACCTTGACGATGATGGCAGCCTACGTAGGGCCATATGGGCGGACGGTACCGCCCGAGATAATTACAAAATTTTTGGTGATGCGGTGTCATTCGACCCAACTTACTCCACCAATAAGTATTCTATGGTATTCAAACCATTCACAGGTGTTGACCACCATAAACGATCTGTGACGTTCTGTGGGGCTCTAATTGCAAGGGAAGATTATGAGTCGTTTAATTGGGTTTTcagccggtttttacaaccaATGGGGGGTAAGGAACCCGAGTACATAGTTACAGATCAGGACCCAGGTATTATCAAATCTGTCCCTCTTGTTTTCAAGACAGTGCGCCATCGGTTCTGTATGTAg
- the LOC141641537 gene encoding B-box zinc finger protein 19-like yields the protein MGVTGCIICNEFSASMGVSVQLLGVALTSFCCSIQVIIFCKRFLVHLCNKLASRHVRVGLNAPNAVPKCDICENAPAYFYCKIDESSLCLQCDMVVHVGGKRKHIRYLLLRQRAEFPGDNSIRAEDANPQQADRTEGRREPNQSFGSLTRERDQNNLVSIVPTLDGNNGTDTQMDTTMIDLNARPQRTVGQSPTNQGMDIATGTNDHSASVVPVGFRSQPDK from the exons ATGGGAGTTACTGGGTGTATAATCTGTAATGAATTTAGTGCATCAA TGGGTGTTTCAGTGCAGTTGTTGGGTGTAGCTTTGACCTCATTTTGCTGTTCAATTCAAGTTATAATATTTTGTAAGAGATTCTTG GTGCATTTGTGTAATAAGCTTGCTAGTAGACATGTGCGCGTTGGACTTAATGCGCCTAATGCTGTACCAAAATGTGACATTTGTGAAAACGCACCAG CCTACTTTTATTGTAAAATTGATGAAAGTTCACTTTGCCTCCAATGTGATATGGTTGTACATGTTGGTGGCAAAAGGAAACACATACGGTATCTTTTGTTAAGGCAGAGAGCGGAG TTTCCAGGTGATAATTCTATACGTGCTGAGGATGCCAACCCTCAGCAAGCAGATCGAACCGAAGGTAGGAGGGAACCAAATCAATCATTCGGCTCATTGACGAGGGAGAGAGACCAAAACAACTTAGTATCTATAGTTCCAACTCTAGATGGTAATAATGGCACTGATACCCAAATGGATACCACAATGATAGATCTTAATGCCAGACCCCAGAGAACTGTTGGACAGTCCCCAACCAACCAG GGAATGGATATTGCTACTGGGACAAATGATCATTCAGCAAGCGTTGTTCCTGTTGGGTTCCGGAGCCAGCCTGATAAATGA